In a single window of the Bacillus clarus genome:
- a CDS encoding MFS transporter, whose product MKKSIKEQKMVLIILLSNIFIAFLGIGLIIPVMPSFMNIMELSGKTMGYLVAVFAMAQLLTSPFTGRWVDRYGRKKMIIIGLFIFGVSELIFGLGKDVWMLYIARVLGGISAAFIMPGVTAYVADITSIQERPKAMGYLSAAISTGFIIGPGIGGFIAEYGIRVPFFVAAAIAFLACIISIFILKEPLTKEQLAEISANTKQSSFIGDLKKSLNPLYSIAFIIVFVLAFGLSAYETVFSLFSDHKFGFTPKDIAAIITISSIFGVVVQVFMFGKLVDIFGEKVLIQICLIAGAILAVVSTLVFNYWIVLLVTCFIFLAFDLLRPALTTFLSKAAGKEQGFVAGMNSTYTSLGNIAGPALGGILFDINIHYPYLFSGVVMVIGLGITFMWREKQLAESLAK is encoded by the coding sequence TTGAAGAAATCAATAAAAGAACAAAAGATGGTATTAATTATTCTTTTAAGTAATATATTTATTGCTTTTTTAGGCATTGGTTTAATTATTCCGGTTATGCCGTCCTTTATGAATATAATGGAGTTATCAGGAAAAACGATGGGGTATCTCGTTGCTGTATTTGCAATGGCTCAACTTCTTACGTCACCATTTACAGGGCGATGGGTAGATCGTTACGGTAGGAAGAAGATGATTATCATTGGATTATTCATTTTTGGTGTTTCAGAACTTATCTTTGGATTAGGAAAAGATGTATGGATGCTTTATATAGCAAGGGTGTTAGGAGGAATTAGTGCCGCGTTTATTATGCCTGGTGTTACGGCATATGTTGCGGACATTACATCCATTCAGGAACGGCCAAAGGCGATGGGCTATCTTTCTGCGGCTATTAGTACCGGCTTTATTATAGGACCAGGCATCGGCGGATTTATTGCAGAATACGGTATACGTGTACCTTTCTTTGTTGCAGCAGCTATTGCCTTTTTAGCATGCATTATTTCCATATTTATTTTGAAAGAGCCGTTAACGAAAGAGCAGCTTGCGGAAATTTCTGCTAATACGAAGCAATCAAGTTTTATTGGTGATTTAAAGAAATCATTAAATCCACTTTACTCAATCGCATTTATAATTGTATTTGTACTCGCTTTCGGTTTATCAGCATATGAAACAGTTTTTAGTCTGTTTTCTGATCATAAATTTGGTTTCACACCGAAGGATATCGCTGCGATTATTACAATAAGCTCGATCTTTGGGGTCGTTGTACAAGTATTTATGTTCGGAAAATTAGTGGACATATTCGGCGAAAAGGTTTTGATTCAAATATGTTTAATTGCAGGTGCAATATTAGCAGTGGTTTCAACTTTAGTCTTTAATTATTGGATCGTGTTACTTGTAACTTGTTTTATCTTCCTCGCATTTGATTTACTTCGTCCGGCTTTAACGACGTTTTTATCAAAAGCAGCTGGAAAAGAACAAGGATTTGTTGCTGGAATGAACTCAACTTATACGAGTTTAGGGAATATCGCTGGACCGGCTCTGGGCGGAATATTATTTGATATAAACATTCATTATCCGTATCTTTTCTCTGGTGT